From the Chionomys nivalis chromosome 18, mChiNiv1.1, whole genome shotgun sequence genome, the window CCCACTTTTCCTGAGATAGGGTATcactggctagcctagaactcacacaGATGTGCCTGCCTCCCCCACTGGAGCCCTGGGATTagtggtgtgtgccaccatgcctgactcacgGAGAGCCTTGTGAGAAAGGGACACCTAAGCTGGCCTGGTGGGACAAATGAGAATCAGTGGTCGAGATGTCCTCAGTGGCAAGAAGTGCATGCCGTATACTAATAGCTAGAGAGCTCCTGAGATAACATGAAAGTGAGGTCTATGGGGTTGAATAATTCAgtggtgggactggagagatggctcagtggttaagagccctgactgtttttcagaggacccatgttcaattcccagcacccatttggcAGCTCTCTGCTGtctagaactccagtttcaggagacttgacactctcacagagacgttcatgcaggcaaaacaccaatgcacataaaataaaaataaatttgaaaaaataattccGTGGTATGGAGAGGAGTGGGTTGGATTAGAGCCAGGCCACATTTTACCTGGAAACTTTAGAGAGCAAGCGGGTTTTTGGTTCTGTGTCATTAGACAGGACGTCTGCAGGTGCTTCCTCATGTTACTCCTGTGGTTCTTCTTTTCCTAAGATAGGACCCTGTCGCATGGTGTGACAGGAAATGTGGCCTGGACCTTACGGGTGTTTGTTATCCAACAGCAGCTATGACGATCACTCATCTGACCGGCGGGTTTATGATCGTCGGTACTGCGGCAGCTACAGACGCAATGACTGTAGCCGGGATCGAGCAGAGGCCTACTATGACACAGACTTTCGGCATTCCTATGAGTACCATCGGGAGAACAGCAGTTACCGAAGCCAGCGCAGCAGCCGGAGGAAGCACAGACGGCGGAGGAGACGTAGCCGCACATTCAGCCGCTCATCTTCAGTGAGTACCAGCCCGGACCTTTACTCtctccattctttttcagtcccTCAGGGACCCTGGTAATTAAAAAGTTCCCTTATTCTCACTCATGCTTTGAAGCATGAGCATTGGAGTGGGTACTGAGTGTGCCTATCCTCTTGGGAGCTCTCCGACTCTCAAGGGGCCCCAGATTTActttggagagagaagggcaTGAGACATTTATGCCCTAGTGATAAGTTGAGCTTGTGTTGGGAGCAGCTACTCTGCCCAGAGGCCTCTCTTTTTTATGAGGACCTTGGTTTTTTAAGGCCTCTTTCTCCGAAGCCCTGGGCTCTGTGGCCCCTCACCAGGCGAGTTTGGGTTGGGGGGGCAAGGGAAGACTGCATCTGCCTAGAAGGGTGCTTCATAGAGCATGGGGTTGTGGGTAACACTGGCAACATCATCAACATTTTCTGCTCTACCCGTGCCTTCTCCCTGTCCTGATTTGGGTTTGGGGACTTGGGATTATGCGCCGCTCTCTCTTCTCACACCAATCCGCCTTACCGCATCTGACGTGTTCCCTTCCACTGTCCCCCATCATCGTCTGTCCCCCCTGGCTGGGCGCCTGTGACCGGTGACCCCTCCACCACCCACCCCGACTCCCTTCGGCCCCCGATCCGACACCTGGCTTGCTCcgaccccccccaccccccgacaGCAGCACAGCAGCCGGAGAGCCAAGAGTGTAGAGGACGACGCTGAGGGCCACCTCATCTACCACGTCGGGGACTGGCTACAAGAGCGATGTACAAGCCAAATCGTAACAATCCTATAGCCTGTAATGGTCCCATAGTCATCCTAACGTCCCATGCCAACCCAAGTCACAGCCTCTTTTGCCTTTTCTCAGTGGTGTTGCTCATCTGGGTGGTTTGAGTTGCTGTTGAGAATTGACTGTTGTCCGCTCCCAGCTCTCATGGCCCCTGGGTTAAAGGTGGTGGGAGTCACACAGGGGTTTTCTTCCCCTGCAGCCATCTGTGTCTGTTCCCCCTTCCTTCATCTCCTCACCCCAGGCTGCTGTGCCCTATTTCCTTCCAGCTCATCTCattcccccttttctccctccctctccccgaCCCTGCTTTCTTTCGTTTCAGATGAAATTGTAAGCACCTTAGGAGAAGGGACCTTTGGCCGCGTGGTGCAGTGTGTGGACCATCGCAGGTAACCACTGGCCTGCTGCTTGCTCCACATCTGTTAGGCATGGAAGATTATGAAGGCGTCAAATTGTTGGTAGCTTAGACAGACAGAATTTCTTAGTACTTACACTGACCCAGTCAGTCTGAGATGTTCTTGAACCCAACAAACGCCTCCCCTGTTGACCTACAGGGGCGGAGCAAGAGTTGCCCTGAAGATCATTAAGAATGTGGAGAAGTACAAGGAAGCAGCCCGACTAGAGATCAACGTGCTAGAGAAGATCAATGAGAAAGACCCCGACAGCAAGAAGTAAGCAAGCAAAGGCGTGTGTGTGGAGCTAAGGGCTCCACCtccggaaggaaggaagactccaGACAGGGCTAGACAGGCAGGAGAATATAGACCTTCATGtccattctttctccttccttccttccttccttccttccttccttccttccttccttccttccttccttccttccttccttccttccttccttcctttctttttgacatggtttttctgtgtgattcttgctggcctcaaacctccttacagaacaggctggtcttgagcttgcagaaatcctcctgcctctgcctcctgagtgctgagattaaagacgtgtgccaccatacccaacccATTCAATTTTTGCTCATGTAGGAGTAGACCAGTAGGATGGGCCTGTGACATTCTTTAATCACCCGCTTGTCTTTATCACATTTAGATTGCTCTGCAGTCTGGGCATGCCCCTGGCAGTGATGAACATCACTGTTGATGATCCTAGCCacttgggagagaggaaaagacagagtGGAAGCACAGAGCCtggctgggctacagagcaagcctGAGAATTTAGTAAGACCTTTTCCCACAAATGAAAAAGGTGCTGGAGATGTAACTAAGAGATGGAGTGCCAGCCAACTATCTAACAGAGTCCTAAATTCAAACCCCAATACAACATACAGACACAAAATTTGttcaggaaactgagacaggagactCAGATGTTTGAGACTAGTGCTAGAGAGGtcactcagtagttaagagtgtaTGCTGCCGTTGGGTAGGACCAGAGTTTAGTTTCCAGTACCCATATAGAAACTCACAATAATTTACaggagtcaggcagtggtggcacaggatttaatcccagcagaggcataGGCTGGCAGATCtcagttcacagccagcctggcctacagagtgagttccaggacagccaaggccatgcagagaagccctgtctcaaaaaaaacaaaacaaaacatagctcTAAGGAAATCTAGCATCTCTGGCTTCCTCAGAAATCTGCAGTCTTGTGCCCATAACTCACACCTAAttacaaataacatttttaaatgcagtGGGCTGGAGTAGCAGGCCCTTAGTGGTCCTGAGTGCTAACTGAAGAGTAGCAGGCTCTAGACCTTTGTTGAGACTGTGGGCAACTATGTGGTCCACACAGTTCATAGACTAAGCATTGCATAAACTTGTAATGCAAAggcttggttgttttgtttgtttttgggcaGTATctcattgtagcccaggctagcttctacTCAGTTTTGTAGCCAAAGGCAAGCATAACTTTGATTCTTAATCCTCTTGCCTTTACCTGGGATTATAGAAGTGTACCAACACCTAGTTTTATGTGGTATTGAGTATTAAACTTCTGTGCATGCTAGActatatcatttatatatgatTTAACCAAACAGTAAATGTAAACTTGGGCAGCGCAGTGGCTGATAGGAAATGTCTGGCATTAGAGCTGGGCTACAGTGGCATATTAATTTGAGACCAGGGTGGGCGACATATGAATTTCTAGGTCAGACTGGGCTACAGTGAGATCCAGACTGATTTGGTGTTAATAGCTCTTCAACAAATAGGGGTGAGGGagctcatttgtttatttgacacagggtcttactaCATACCCCAAGctgtcttcaaattcatggtgatcctcctgcctctgagttctgAGTGCTCTTGACTGCAGGAGTGCATCACCACGCCTCGCTTAAAAAATAGGGTTTTTttcttgagggctgggattaatcATGAGTTCTTGCATAATAGGCAAGTGCTGTCTTCTGAATTTCAGCCCCAATCCAGCCAAGAAGTTTTGAACTacttaaaatgatataaaaatatgtttGGGAGTTTGGCAggtagaggtttttgttttgttttgttttgtttttttaagtgacAGGGCATCACTTAAAACTGTGCAGACaaacctcaaactcattatgcagttgaggatgaccttgatcttatgattctcctgcctccacctccccagggctgaaATTGCAGGTTCATATCAACATAACTGTTAAATATAATGCTGCAGGTGGAACCTTGGGTCTTGTGCATGCCAAGTAGGCACTCTACCAAGTGAGCCACATTCCTAGCCTTTGTTAGTGATATTAACTGGCATGTTTTTATACAACTGGAATCAACAACCGTGCAGTCCTTCCTTTTGGTGGGGTGGTGGGCTATTGGGATCATATTAGATATCCAACTTCCCCTATCTTTTCCCAGCCTCTGTGTCCAGATGTTTGACTGGTTTGACTACCATGGCCACATGTGTATCTCCTTTGAGCTTCTGGGCCTTAGCACCTTCGATTTCCTCAAAGACAACAACTACCTGCCCTACCCCATCCACCAAGTGCGCCACATGGCCTTCCAGCTCTGCCAGGCCGTCAAGTGTGAGTGGGGTGGGCTGAGGCGGACTCTGGGGCAGCGCTTCCTTCTATCAGACTTGGTCTGTGTACTTGTGTGCTAGGCCAACCCCTAACCAGTCAGTGTACCTGCACACCCGCGACTGTCTGACATCTCTCCTGACGTAACTCCTTGACTGATGCCTTTCCCATCACTGGTTGCTCTCACTCCACACTCACAGCACAGCCCTCAGTGTCTTTTCCTCCCTTTGTTGGAGAAGTGCTGAACAGCAGCACAGAAGCACAGCAGTCCTCTTGCTGGGGTCTTAGGTTTGTGTGATGGCGCTCTTCACTCACACAAAGCACATGGGAGAAGACTGAATCAGCCATCTGAGGTACCAGCCTCAGAATGCAGAGTAATTGTTCCTCTGCGTCTTCACAGTGATacagtttgggtttgtttgtttgtttggttggttgtgtttgtttggttttggtttttcgagacaggatttctctgtaactttggagcctgtcctagaactagctgttgaaccaggctggcctcagactcagagatccgcctctctccgcctcccaagtgctgggattaaaggcgtgcgctgccaccGCCCGGCAGTGATGCAGTTTTAATGAATTGAGTTTGTAGAATGTCTGATACTTATATAGATCAAAGTCAAGACCAAATAAAAACTCCCACTTGTAGCATGCGGTGCTTTCCATCAGatgaactatatattttatattactcaGGATAAAGCTCAGACCAGGCATATCATTTAGTTGCAGAGCAGAAAGTAATCCCAGTGGAGTCTGGGCCTGCCTCCAGCTTTGTCCTTGGTACTCAGTCAGGGGTCAGCTGCTGCAGTTAGCACTAGCCACCTGGATCAAGCCTGATCTAGCCTTCTCCCCTGCAGTCCTCCATGATAACAAGTTGACACACACGGACCTCAAACCTGAAAATATTCTCTTTGTGAATTCAGACTACGAACTCACCTACAACCTAGAGAAGGTAAGATGGACAAGGGCCACCCTCTGTCCAAAGGGGCAGGCAACTGGGCCAGTTGGCATTTGGTTAGCTGTGTTCTCCCTTTGACCAATTTCTCCCTGTCTGGCTTCAGCTGGGTAAAACCAGTATACCCCAATAAATTTAAAGGGAGCAGTTTAAGGAGACTTAAATTGAAAATTTGGAACGTTTTCTGATTGGATGGAAGTGTCCATGCTCTTTTTCAGATGCGCATTTCTGTGTAATAGGAAAACAACTTGCCGGACAGCTTGAGTCTCAGTGCTAAAGGGCCTCCtcagtggttttttgtttttgttgtttgttttgtttttttggtagattttattatgtatacagtgttctgcctgcaggtagacatgccggccagaagagggcaccagatctcattataaatggtttgtgagctgccatgtggttgctgggaattaactcaggacctctggaagagcagccagtgctcttacccactgagccaactctctagcccacTCCTTACTTTCTGCTACATATTACAGATTTCCAAAACAGTACACCAGACACTTTAGTTGTTGAGGACTTAGCGACTTCCATATTATTCCATAATCATTTCTtagtcttcttcctttcctattaaAGTACTGCTGTAAgagctggtgtggtggcacaagccggtagtcccaacacttgggaggctctGAGGCACAAGGATTGCTGCAGGTTCAAAGCCTGACATGgcacatagtgaaatcctgtttcaacaTATAATAACAAAATACCAGGAGCCAGATTTCCCTGGGTATATGGGAAAGGCTACATTTTTCAGACTCAAAAGCTCCTTAGTCTGTGAATCTCAGTCTGACAGAGATTCATTCCCATCTGCTTTGCTCCTAGAAGCGAGATGAGCGCAGTGTGAAGAGCACAGCTGTGCGGGTGGTAGACTTCGGCAGTGCCACCTTTGACCATGAACACCATAGCACCATTGTCTCCACTCGCCATTACCGGGCCCCAGAGGTCATCCTTGGTAAGGGAGCTCAGGGCTGCCCAGTGTGTGAGGTGATGTAAGGGTAGAGTGTCCTAAGCATCTTAATACCTCTTGCTCCTTACCACACAGAATTGGGTTGGGCACAGCCTTGCGATGTGTGGAGCATAGGCTGTATCATCTTTGAGTACTACGTTGGCTTCACGCTCTTCCAGGTAAGTGGTGGGGATATTACTGGGCCCGTTTTCTTGATCTGCTGAGGACATACTTATGCAGTCCTCCACACTGCCCACCTGGCAACTAGTCCCCAGCATTCCTTCCTAGTGCCATAATTAGATCTATCTTTGTTTCCCAGACCCATGACAACAGAGAGCATCTAGCCATGATGGAAAGGATCTTGGGTCCTATCCCTTCTCGGATGATCCGAAAGACAAGGTGAACCTTGAGCAGGAGGGGCTGCCCTTTTCTCTCCATGGAGTTTGTCTGTTGcacatcattttcttctcttgttgaTGCCCCCGAGCCCCCACTTTCTTTCACATGGTTAAACAAGGGAAAGCATTTTATAAAAGGGGAACCTTCTGATGCAACAacttccccttcccctctagaaaacagaaatatttttatcgGGGTCGCCTGGATTGGGATGAGAACACATCAGCGGGGCGTTACGTGCGTGAGAACTGCAAACCACTGCGGGTGAGCCCAGAGAGGGGTATATGTTGTCCACACTCCAAAGGTTGCTTCCTTCTTTGAGTGGTCTGCCCCTGGAATGCACTTTATAAGCAGGAGGTTAGGACAGGGAGTatggaaaactgaaagaaaatttgGTCAACAATGGGCAGAGAAGATAGGAGGTTAGATAGCCTAACTTGGAGACAACCACAAGCCAAAGCCATGTCCTGCATTCTTTAGGTCAGATAGAGAAGAATAAGCCAGCTTTGAAGAGCTTATGCTTTAACATGGACTTCAGAAGACTTGGAGCTGACGGGATAGACAGTAAAACTTTAACGTGGAACTCCAGAAGACTCGGAGTTGACGAGGATAGACAGTAAAACTTTAACGTGGAACTCCAGAAGACTCGGAGTTGACGAGGATAGACAGTAAAACTTTGAACGACACTGTGCTAGTAGGAATGTAGGTTGGTCACAATGTGGTTGTGGTGAGGTAGCATTCAAATCGCATGCAAACCGAGTCTTGGTTCTTTTTCCCAAAGGGAAAGGTAGAGCTGTAAGGGAAGCAGAGAGCTAGGGATGGTGGCACAGGGATGCTGAGGCAGCTGCAGTgcatagttccagaacaggtgggCTCTGTAGAGATCTAATCTCACAAggagaatgaaaaggaaagaaagataataaaAGTTTGTCAGGCAGCCCACTTTACCTTCTTCCTGCCCTCCACCAGCGTTATCTGACCTCAGAGGCAGAGGAACACCACCAGCTCTTCGATCTGATTGAAAGCATGCTAGAGTATGAACCTGCTAAGCGGCTGACCTTAGGTGAAGCCCTCCAGCACCCTTTCTTCGCCTGCCTTCGGACTGAGCCACCCAACACCAAGTTGTGGGACTCCAGTCGGGATATCAGTCGGTGACAATCAGGCTTTGGACCCTCCTGCTGCTTGTGTAGCAGTGGGTGTCCAGTCCAGGACACTGGTGCTTTTTTATACAAGAGAACAGAGCCAGAACTCAGCCCTCTCCTGCCCTTGGCTCCTTTATACCTGTAAATATGTGAAATAGTGTATATATGACAGAACTTGTACCTGTCACCTCAACTCCTGCCGTGTATATACTGCTCTTACACTCTTCCAACCGCATCTGCCTCTCGTGGAGTTGATGTGCGGCAGAGTGAGGTAACCAGGTGGTGTCTACCCCATGTTTTATAAGGGATTTTGTACAGTCTTTGTGAAATAAATGCTTCATCTGACCCCCATCCCTGGAATTTGAGGATCAAGGGTATTGGGGTAAAGGGGTGAAACAATTAGTAGCTATTCTGAATTTGGGTACAAAGGCAGATATTTGCCTTCCCAAATTAGAGCCAAGACTATGAATTTAAATGCACTTTATTTTCGAAGGTAGTAAAGATTAAAACAGATGCAATCAGGTAGAAGTTGTGTGATCTGGAGTAGTTACTGTTGGGAAATAGCTTTGACCCTGTAAATAAGTGGGCATGTGACGGTAGCCATGAGGCTGTCCCCTCTAGTAGAGCCAGAAACCCATATAGAAAACAGCCTTCCGCTGGCGGTGgtagcccacgcctttaatcccagcacagagaaaggcagatctctgaggccaacctggtctacaagagctagttccaggacaggctccaaagctaccgagaaaccctgtttcgaaaaacaaaaaagaaaacagtctccAGCCACTGTCCAGTGCAAAAACTTCCCATTTGTGTTCCGTTCCTTTACGTGAGGTCACCTGGGATGAGAAGTTCTTGCCTGCTAGCAGTCACGTGGAGGAAGTGCGGCGCTAGACTGCAGAGACTGGTTCAGGGTTATCACGTGAGGTGCTTCCCGCTTAAGTTTTTTTACTGAGGCGCAAGCGCAGTTTGCTGCTGCTGCGGGAATCTTAGCGACTCTTCCGGTTGTTTCAACCAATTGGAACACAGAGAAGCGGGTAGACCGAGCGCACCGAGGGAGTTCTCAGGGCCGCCGGCACCGTACTCCCGCGGCAGGGGCGTGGAGGGCAGGGGCGGCCGGCCTCACTTGCAAACATGGCTCAGAACAGAGATGGCGGGAACCCGTTCCCCGACTCCGGCGAGCTTGACAATCCCTTTCAGGTGACTTGCGCCGGCCTCCTTTGGGCAGTCTTTCCCCCAATCTGTGGGGTCGGACTGCTATTCCCATTCGTGACATTTGACCCAGGGAAGGAGTGTCTCTACGTCGAGGTTATGgtagctccaggccagtgagcaCTGGGGGGGTAATGGGAAGCGGGCTCTGCCCTTGTGATGAGTGGGTTCTAGCAATATAGGGTGATGGAGTTGAAGGCAAATGTTGGGAACAACGGCGTGTCACCGAGTCTCAGTACTTAGAGCTACCAGCAGTTTGGGGAAGTTCCTAGGAATTCCCTTGGCGTCGAGTGCCCCCTGAACCCAAGTCTCTGCTCTCAGGACCCAGCTGTGATCCAGCACCGACCCAGCCAGCAGTATGCCACGCTTGATGTGTACAACCCTTTTGAGAACCGAGAGGTGAGCAATTAGAAGGAACACAGAAgagtaggggaaggggagtgtgTGAGAAGCTCCCTTTGTGCGTACTGGGGCTTTAAGTGCTGTGTATTTTAGCTCTCTGAGAGACAACATACAATCAGGGCAAGCCCAGGGCAACGGAGTCATCTAGTTTGGAGTTAGGAAAGTCAGTCCAGGGAGGACCTTCTGTCTGTGGAAAGGCTTACTTGAAGAGAATCGAGGTTGGGGCTTGTCAGGGTTGAGAAACCTGCTTAGGTCTGCAATCAGAGTGCAGACGATGAGGAGGACTAGTAGACATTTGAGAGTAGAGGAGTTAAGGGGAGCacggggctgtagctcagttggagaGGGCTTAATCCCCAGCCCACAGCACTACATAAACAGGATGGGGACACTTGAGAGGTACAGGCAGGAGTAGTCAAAGTCCAGGCCATCCTTGGCTAGTAGCAGGTTGGAGACCTGAGTGGGATATATGGGGAAAGCCGGGTAGTTCAGCCCCAGGACCAGTGTGATGGAGAACAGAGCaagctcccacaagttgtcctctgacctccacagccacaCCATGATTCCAGAGCGCACACAcatgagtaaataaatgtaattttaaaaagttaaggagggactggagagttggctcagcaggtgagagcattggctgctcttccagagaatcccaggttcacttcccagcaccctcatggcagctcgcaactgtctgtaacttcagttccaggggatccgacaccctcactcatacatgcaggcaaaacagaaatacacatgaaataaacaaataaatctttaaaaaaaagttaaggagACAATATGTGGATAAATGCTTCATGTATTACTGAAGCATTGGATAAGAGGCGCGGCCAGGACTGCTACAGGTCCTGAAAGAGGTGTCCAACTTAAACTCACACAAAGTAGCTTCCTACTGGGCACATGACACAGGACTACCCAGTGCTtagactaaggcaggaagattgcaagttcTAGACTAGCCCAAGTACCtgttgtctcgaaaaaaaaaagcaaacagcaagGAAGTTCCTGACTGTTGGAGAAGAGCTGCTTATGTGGCAGATAAGGCACGCAGACGAGATCTCAGTGTTACCAGGGATTAGCTGACCTCTGAGGCTTGTTTCCTACAGCCCCCGCCAGCCTATGagcctcctgcccctgccccagcccctttGCCGCCACCCTCAGCTCCCACTGTACAGTCCTCAAGGAAGCTCAGCCCTACAGAGCCCAAGAACTACGGCTCCTACAGCACTCAGGTAAGCGGGGGTGCAGCTGGTAAGGAAAGCAGCCGGCGCTGGtctgcagctcacaactgcctctgcTCCTGTTGTATAGGCTTCTGCTGCAGCTGCCACTGCGGAGCTGATCAAGAAGCAGGAGGAGCTCAACCGGAAGGCAGAGGAGTTGGACCGCCGGGAGCGAGAGCTGCAGCATGTTGGCCTGAGTGGCACAGGTAGTAAGTAGGTCTTGGTAGGCAGGTGAGAAAGAACGCTTGATAGTTTGGAAGGAGCTGCGAAAACATCTTAGATCATATGTTCGTCGGTCAGGTTATTAAAACTGAGTTTAGTTAGAGTTGGCACTGCTTCTTAACCTTGGGATCTTATCCAGTTACATAatgggtttgttttttaaagatttataatatttttattttgtgcatttgATTGTTTTACCTGCGTGTATGCAAATGCATCCATATCTGTGCtatgtccatggaggccagaagagaacaacagacctccctagagctggagttacaggctgttgtaaaccctcatgtgggtgctgggaaccaaacactgCACCTTTGCCAGAGTCATCactccctgggctggtggtctcaGAAATCCCACCActgagccgggcaatggtggcgcacgcctttaatcccagcactcaaaaaaccaccaccaacaaaaaatcACACCACTAaagtttcttgcttttttttttcaagaaggattttttttttctctgtagctttggagccttccctggaactagttctggcttcgaactcacagagatccgcctgcctctgcctcctgagccctgggactaaagacacgtgccaccaccCCAGCCAGTTTCCTGTTTCTAAAATGTTCTTATTTTACAAAGTAGGAAATCGTAAGGGTTGAATAAATTCACCTATGCAGAATTTTTGACACAATCCACAAATATTGCAAAGAGTAACTATTTGCTTactcctctttttctgttctttgttttgtcttggaagggtctgtgtagaccaggctgagctggaacttcctgtcctcctgccccagcctcctcagTGTGAGATAATAGGTGCGCTCTGCCATGCCTCCTGTTTtccactttttgtttctttggatcCATAACtgagaagacaggagaggagggaggaggggagagtgtCCCTTGCTGATTTACACTCATTTGTGAGGCCTTCCTCCTGCTTTTTGCCTTACAGCTCGACAGAACAACTGGCCTCCCCTACCATCTGTTTGCCCAGTCCAGCCTTGCTTTTTCCAGGACATCTCCATGGAGATCCCACAAGAATTTCAGAAGACAGTGTCCACCATGTACTACCTCTGGCTGTGTGAGTGTGAGGTCTTTTTGGGAGACATTGCAGATAATGTGAATGCCCCAGAGCACACTCTGAAAGCGAGGCCCTGTAGGGTTACTCTCTCTCatggtgtgtgtgttcttagCCCACCCTTCCTCTGTCACCACACATAAATGCACCTGAATTACTGCGAATTGTTTTCAAGGAGATCATGCCTGATCTGTGGGGTTCATTGTCTAGGGCGTGGGGTGCCATCCTTTCATGCTGCTGCCACCCTGGGAAGACGTTTGTGGCGGGCTTCACCGCGTTCCGACGCCCCTCACCCTGCCCCTCTGCCCCCAGGCAGCACTTTGGCTCTTGTCCTGAATTTCCTGGCCTGCCTGGCCAGGTTCTGTGTGGACACCAGCAGTGGGTCCGGCTTCGGGCTGTCCATGCTCTGGCTCCTCCTCTTCACCCCCTGCTCCTTCCTCTGCTGGTACCGCCCGATGTATAAGGCTTTCCGGTATGTGAGGGCCAGGCGGGGGTCTGCAGGGGGTCCCATAGCTGCTTATCCAACCCCAGTCTTAATTCCCccacacttttttttctcttcgcAGGAGTGATAGTTCATTCAATTTCTtcgtttttttcttcattttcttcgtCCAGGATGTGTTCTTTGTCCTCCAGGCCATTGGCATCCCAGGGTGGGGCTTCAGGTGTGTGAGTTGCCACCTCTCCTCCctcacctcttcctcccaccctagGCAATTCAGTTGCGAGGAGAGTTGTCCAGTAGGGGACATGTGGGCTTTCCCCAAAGAGGCTGATTTAACAAGTCAAGATACTTGGCTAGAGAGCCCAGGGAGCTCTAGACAGGAGCTCTGGGGACGGCCATGTCACCACAGTTGAGAGAAGGGAGCACCCTAAAGTGAGAAGATCCTATTCTGAGTGAGGACGCCAGGAGAGCTAGGAGCTAACGCTTCAGAGATAAGTGTGACAAGAGTAGATGGAGTGGGGCTGGTTCGTGGAAGGCCGCCATGTTGGTGACCACTGATGGGCGTACCCAGTGAAGACTGGGAAAACAGCCCCTGCCAACACCTGCCAAACAGCCCTCCTCACCAACACCTCTTCCCGACAGTGGCTGGGTGTTCGCGATTGTGGCGGTGGGCACCAACCCAGCCGTGGCCGTGCTCATGCTGCTGGTCGCCCTGCTCTTCACTGGCATCGCCGTGCTGGGGATCGTGATGCTGAAGCGGGTGAGGGACAcggtgggagtgggggcagggggtgaGAGCACGAGTCCCTAGGGGGTGCAGAGTGGAACATTAAGAAGGAACCAGGGCAGGGCAAGCAGAGGG encodes:
- the LOC130889386 gene encoding dual specificity protein kinase CLK2 isoform X6, which codes for MPHPRRYHSSERGSRGSYHEHYRSRKHKRRRSRSWSSSSDRPRRRRREDSYHLRSRSSYDDHSSDRRVYDRRYCGSYRRNDCSRDRAEAYYDTDFRHSYEYHRENSSYRSQRSSRRKHRRRRRRSRTFSRSSSQHSSRRAKSVEDDAEGHLIYHVGDWLQERYEIVSTLGEGTFGRVVQCVDHRRGGARVALKIIKNVEKYKEAARLEINVLEKINEKDPDSKNLCVQMFDWFDYHGHMCISFELLGLSTFDFLKDNNYLPYPIHQVRHMAFQLCQAVKFLHDNKLTHTDLKPENILFVNSDYELTYNLEKKRDERSVKSTAVRVVDFGSATFDHEHHSTIVSTRHYRAPEVILELGWAQPCDVWSIGCIIFEYYVGFTLFQTHDNREHLAMMERILGPIPSRMIRKTRKQKYFYRGRLDWDENTSAGRYVRENCKPLRDPAVIQHRPSQQYATLDVYNPFENREPPPAYEPPAPAPAPLPPPSAPTVQSSRKLSPTEPKNYGSYSTQASAAAATAELIKKQEELNRKAEELDRRERELQHVGLSGTARQNNWPPLPSVCPVQPCFFQDISMEIPQEFQKTVSTMYYLWLCSTLALVLNFLACLARFCVDTSSGSGFGLSMLWLLLFTPCSFLCWYRPMYKAFRSDSSFNFFVFFFIFFVQDVFFVLQAIGIPGWGFSGWVFAIVAVGTNPAVAVLMLLVALLFTGIAVLGIVMLKRIHSLYRRTGASFQKAQQEFAAGVFSNPAVRTAAANAAAGAAENAFRAP
- the LOC130889386 gene encoding dual specificity protein kinase CLK2 isoform X1; amino-acid sequence: MPHPRRYHSSERGSRGSYHEHYRSRKHKRRRSRSWSSSSDRPRRRRREDSYHLRSRSSYDDHSSDRRVYDRRYCGSYRRNDCSRDRAEAYYDTDFRHSYEYHRENSSYRSQRSSRRKHRRRRRRSRTFSRSSSQHSSRRAKSVEDDAEGHLIYHVGDWLQERYEIVSTLGEGTFGRVVQCVDHRRGGARVALKIIKNVEKYKEAARLEINVLEKINEKDPDSKNLCVQMFDWFDYHGHMCISFELLGLSTFDFLKDNNYLPYPIHQVRHMAFQLCQAVKFLHDNKLTHTDLKPENILFVNSDYELTYNLEKKRDERSVKSTAVRVVDFGSATFDHEHHSTIVSTRHYRAPEVILELGWAQPCDVWSIGCIIFEYYVGFTLFQTHDNREHLAMMERILGPIPSRMIRKTRKQKYFYRGRLDWDENTSAGRYVRENCKPLRRYLTSEAEEHHQLFDLIESMLEYEPAKRLTLGEALQHPFFACLRTEPPNTKLWDSSRDISR
- the LOC130889386 gene encoding dual specificity protein kinase CLK2 isoform X2, with the translated sequence MPHPRRYHSSERGSRGSYHEHYRSRKHKRRRSRSWSSSSDRPRRRRREDSYHLRSRSSYDDHSSDRRVYDRRYCGSYRRNDCSRDRAEAYYDTDFRHSYEYHRENSSYRSQRSSRRKHRRRRRRSRTFSRSSSHSSRRAKSVEDDAEGHLIYHVGDWLQERYEIVSTLGEGTFGRVVQCVDHRRGGARVALKIIKNVEKYKEAARLEINVLEKINEKDPDSKNLCVQMFDWFDYHGHMCISFELLGLSTFDFLKDNNYLPYPIHQVRHMAFQLCQAVKFLHDNKLTHTDLKPENILFVNSDYELTYNLEKKRDERSVKSTAVRVVDFGSATFDHEHHSTIVSTRHYRAPEVILELGWAQPCDVWSIGCIIFEYYVGFTLFQTHDNREHLAMMERILGPIPSRMIRKTRKQKYFYRGRLDWDENTSAGRYVRENCKPLRRYLTSEAEEHHQLFDLIESMLEYEPAKRLTLGEALQHPFFACLRTEPPNTKLWDSSRDISR